From Pseudovibrio sp. Tun.PSC04-5.I4, a single genomic window includes:
- a CDS encoding D-amino-acid transaminase: protein MSRVAYVNGQYVPHSRAAVHIEDRGYQFSDGIYEVCEVWNNSLVDMGSHLDRFDRSLRQLQIRAPMSRGALVRVMKEVIALNRVKNGLIYMQVTRGVSPRDHYFPPKDTPPSLVMTAKSVSRLKNDQIAARGVGVITVEENRWDRVDIKSVGLLPNVLAKQKAKESGAREAWFVDKNGLITEGGSTNAWIILKDGTLVTRPATHGILKGITRGVLMKLAETKGFHVEERGFSISEAKQAQEVFLTSASGLVMPVTKINETIMGDGKPGPIVQDLRKSFHEASELIKLNVAGD, encoded by the coding sequence ATGAGCCGCGTCGCCTATGTAAACGGACAATATGTGCCTCATTCTCGTGCCGCAGTGCATATTGAGGATCGGGGCTACCAGTTTTCTGACGGTATTTATGAAGTCTGTGAAGTCTGGAACAATAGCCTCGTCGACATGGGATCGCATCTGGATCGGTTCGACCGCTCCCTTCGGCAGCTGCAAATTCGTGCGCCGATGTCTCGTGGGGCGCTTGTGCGTGTCATGAAGGAAGTGATTGCGCTGAACCGCGTCAAAAACGGTTTGATCTATATGCAGGTAACACGCGGCGTTTCTCCACGCGATCATTATTTCCCGCCAAAAGACACGCCACCGTCTCTCGTTATGACTGCAAAGTCGGTTTCACGTTTAAAAAACGACCAAATTGCGGCGAGGGGGGTTGGTGTAATTACCGTTGAAGAGAATCGTTGGGATAGGGTTGATATTAAGAGTGTTGGTCTTTTACCTAATGTCCTTGCTAAACAAAAGGCTAAGGAATCAGGCGCTCGTGAAGCATGGTTTGTGGATAAGAATGGCCTGATTACTGAGGGTGGTTCAACGAATGCTTGGATAATCCTAAAGGACGGGACTTTGGTTACTCGGCCCGCTACCCACGGAATCTTAAAGGGAATTACCCGCGGCGTTCTGATGAAATTGGCGGAAACGAAAGGGTTTCATGTAGAAGAACGCGGTTTTTCTATTAGTGAGGCAAAACAGGCTCAGGAGGTATTTTTAACAAGTGCATCGGGTCTTGTCATGCCTGTAACGAAAATAAACGAAACAATTATGGGTGATGGAAAGCCGGGACCAATAGTTCAGGACTTAAGAAAATCATTCCATGAAGCGTCAGAGTTGATTAAACTGAATGTTGCCGGGGATTAA
- the trkA gene encoding Trk system potassium transporter TrkA, which produces MKVVICGAGQVGYGIAEKLAAEQNDVSVIDTSPQLVHAIRDTLDVRGFIGHGAHPDVLAQAGADQADMIIAVTLYDEVNMVACQVAHSLFNVPIKVSRVRAQSYLQPHYRNLFSRDNMPIDVIISPEIEVGEMILRRLSLPGAMETVRFADDHMVIVGIDCGTDCPVLDTPLRQLTELFPDLSSVVVGIARDGKVFVPHSSDMMREGDLVYVCCNRDQVRRTLGIFGHEEPEARRVLIAGGGNIGAYVARRLEGKQTKTKVKIIEHSRDRAIRIADELRRTVVLHGSALDQVMLREADVEDADMMVALTNEDEVNILSCVMAKKMGCERNLSLLNNSSYPAFAHALGIDAFVNPRQVTISKILQHVRRGRIRAVHALQNGAAEVIEAEALDTSPLVGRPLREVELAEGIRIGGILRDGQVISPRGDERIQAHDRVVIFAVADKVRQVEQMFRVSLEFF; this is translated from the coding sequence ATGAAGGTTGTAATTTGTGGCGCCGGTCAGGTTGGCTACGGTATTGCGGAAAAGCTTGCAGCAGAGCAAAACGATGTCTCTGTGATTGATACGAGCCCGCAGCTGGTTCATGCCATTCGTGATACGCTGGATGTGCGCGGCTTTATTGGCCATGGCGCACACCCGGATGTGCTTGCGCAGGCCGGAGCTGATCAGGCAGACATGATCATTGCAGTGACTTTGTATGACGAGGTCAACATGGTGGCCTGTCAGGTGGCACACTCGTTGTTCAACGTGCCGATCAAAGTCTCGCGTGTGCGTGCGCAGAGCTATTTGCAGCCGCATTACCGCAACCTGTTTTCTCGCGATAATATGCCGATTGACGTGATTATTTCTCCCGAAATTGAAGTGGGTGAAATGATTTTGCGCCGGTTGTCTTTGCCTGGTGCGATGGAAACCGTACGCTTTGCCGATGATCATATGGTGATTGTTGGGATTGACTGCGGTACTGATTGCCCTGTGCTGGACACGCCTTTGCGCCAGTTGACTGAGCTGTTTCCGGATCTGTCTTCAGTGGTTGTTGGTATTGCTCGTGATGGTAAGGTCTTTGTTCCGCACAGCTCTGATATGATGCGAGAGGGGGATCTCGTGTATGTGTGTTGTAACCGGGATCAGGTTCGCCGGACGCTTGGCATCTTTGGTCACGAGGAGCCTGAGGCGCGCCGTGTGCTTATTGCTGGTGGCGGTAACATCGGGGCGTATGTGGCGCGGCGTCTTGAAGGCAAACAGACAAAGACCAAAGTAAAAATCATTGAACATTCTCGGGATCGGGCCATTCGCATTGCCGATGAGCTGCGCCGGACTGTTGTGTTGCATGGTTCTGCGCTGGATCAGGTGATGCTCCGAGAGGCGGATGTTGAAGACGCAGATATGATGGTGGCACTCACCAACGAGGACGAGGTGAACATTCTCTCCTGTGTGATGGCCAAGAAAATGGGTTGTGAGCGCAACTTGTCATTGCTGAACAACTCCAGTTACCCCGCTTTTGCCCATGCTTTGGGTATTGACGCGTTTGTGAACCCGCGTCAGGTGACCATTTCCAAGATTTTGCAGCATGTGCGCCGTGGCCGTATCCGGGCCGTTCATGCCTTGCAAAACGGAGCTGCTGAGGTGATTGAAGCGGAAGCGCTGGATACATCTCCTCTGGTTGGGCGCCCTTTACGTGAAGTGGAGCTGGCTGAGGGCATCCGCATTGGTGGCATCTTGCGGGATGGTCAGGTTATCTCTCCACGAGGAGACGAGCGCATTCAGGCCCATGACCGGGTTGTGATCTTTGCTGTGGCCGATAAAGTGCGTCAGGTGGAGCAAATGTTCCGTGTCTCGCTGGAGTTCTTCTAG
- a CDS encoding sigma-54 dependent transcriptional regulator produces the protein MASDILIVDDEADIRELVAGILEDDGYNTRTAGDSDAALAAIADRRPSLLVLDIWLMGSKLDGLEILEVINKENPNLPVVIISGHGNVETAVSAIKKGAYDYIEKPFKADKLVLTIERALEASSMKREIKELKQRAGDVSNLVGSSSSINNLRLTIERICLTNSRVMITGPSGSGKELVARTIHEASPRSKSPFVVLSAANITPERMEEELFGIEETDTSSRKVGALEEAHAGTIYLDEIADMPLETQNKILRVLVDQTFTRLGGHNKVKVDVRILSSSACNLENRIAEGLFREDLYHRLAVVPLRVPALEERREDIPQLIHFFMKQISTATGLPMRRIGEDAMAVLQTHDWPGNLRQLRNNVERLMILTRADPEAVITADLLPAEVASTVPSMPGSNGGEELMSLPLREAREQFEREYLQAQVKRFGGNISRTSEYIGMERSALHRKLKSLGLT, from the coding sequence ATGGCAAGTGACATTCTGATCGTTGATGATGAAGCGGATATTCGTGAGCTGGTCGCCGGTATTTTGGAGGACGATGGCTACAATACCCGGACCGCGGGGGATAGTGATGCGGCGTTGGCTGCTATTGCTGACCGGCGGCCCTCTCTTCTTGTTCTTGATATCTGGTTGATGGGCAGCAAGCTCGATGGGCTTGAGATTCTTGAGGTCATCAATAAAGAAAACCCCAATTTGCCTGTCGTGATTATTTCAGGTCACGGCAACGTGGAAACTGCTGTTTCTGCGATCAAAAAAGGGGCTTACGATTATATCGAAAAGCCGTTTAAGGCCGATAAGCTGGTTCTGACAATCGAGCGTGCTCTGGAAGCTTCTTCCATGAAGCGTGAGATTAAGGAGCTGAAACAGCGGGCAGGGGATGTTTCCAATCTGGTGGGCAGTTCATCTTCCATCAACAACCTGCGCCTGACGATTGAACGGATTTGCCTGACCAACAGCCGTGTGATGATCACCGGACCGTCCGGTTCTGGTAAAGAGTTGGTGGCGCGGACCATTCATGAGGCCTCTCCACGGTCTAAATCACCTTTTGTGGTGCTTTCAGCGGCGAATATTACGCCTGAGCGCATGGAAGAAGAGCTGTTTGGCATTGAGGAGACGGATACGTCTTCGCGTAAAGTGGGTGCTCTTGAAGAGGCTCATGCAGGCACGATCTATCTTGATGAGATCGCCGATATGCCCTTGGAAACGCAGAACAAGATCCTGCGAGTTCTGGTGGACCAGACGTTCACCCGTTTGGGCGGGCATAACAAGGTGAAGGTGGATGTGCGCATCCTGTCTTCAAGCGCCTGTAATCTGGAAAACCGCATTGCGGAAGGTTTGTTCCGGGAAGATCTGTACCACCGTCTTGCAGTGGTGCCTTTGCGGGTGCCGGCTCTGGAAGAGCGCCGCGAAGATATTCCGCAACTGATTCACTTCTTCATGAAGCAAATTTCCACTGCGACTGGCTTGCCAATGCGCCGGATTGGTGAAGATGCAATGGCCGTGCTGCAAACCCATGACTGGCCGGGGAACCTTCGCCAATTGCGCAACAATGTTGAGCGATTGATGATCCTGACGCGGGCTGATCCTGAAGCTGTGATTACAGCTGATCTTCTGCCTGCTGAGGTTGCCTCTACCGTGCCAAGTATGCCGGGGTCTAATGGTGGTGAAGAACTGATGTCCTTGCCACTTCGTGAAGCTCGGGAGCAGTTTGAGAGGGAATATCTGCAAGCGCAGGTTAAGCGCTTTGGCGGGAATATCTCGCGGACCTCTGAATATATTGGTATGGAACGGTCAGCATTGCACCGAAAGCTCAAGTCCCTTGGTCTCACCTAA
- a CDS encoding PAS domain-containing sensor histidine kinase: MIFKSKTEEDTRKLDAKGRKSRMFGLAAVILALCSIGVSFLVLMGVTPIVPSERVVYIALGINGGLVFLLIGLIIVELVKLLQARRRGRAAARLHVRIVTMFSLVAALPAFIVAVVATITLDQGLDRWFEARTRQIITNAQSVAAAYVQEHGNSLRSTLIGMSSDVDLNRNSYFYDPTRFDRFFETQTWVRGLLGAYVLKKDGTVVMKVLRDPNVEPLLPPAVAMNQAGEGAPVLIAPGVSNLVGGVMKLSAYEDLYLYVTRALDPRVIEYQRLAESGVNEYAELESRRFGVQLAFALVYVGVALVLLLSSIWVGFGFANQLVLPIRNLIGAADQVSKGNYYVEVEADKASGDLENLGRTFNNMTGQLRGQRDALLAANDQIDRRRRFSEAVLEGVSSGVIGIDDGGDVTMVNRSAKRLLGQDEEELLEKPIFDNIPEVEEVVTKALVKSIDGSQVAQVSLMRNGRERTVNVRVTTEEATRSEHGFVVTLDDITDLVAAQRNSAWADVARRIAHEIKNPLTPIQLSAERVRRRYGKRIEEDDRKVFDQCVDTIIRQVGDIGRMVDEFSSFARMPKPKMASADLRSVVRESAFMISVTNSQVHFETDVPQEPVQATFDSRLVGQAVGNVIKNASEAVEAYLAKEDSPEKGNVLVKLYSEGLVHTIDVIDNGIGLPTEHRTRLLEPYMTTREKGTGLGLAIVRKIMEDHGGGIELLDAPSVADGGHGAMVRLTLRSVEDPSLDEIQTKEMVVKSHGK, from the coding sequence ATGATTTTCAAATCAAAAACAGAAGAAGATACTCGAAAACTTGACGCAAAAGGTCGCAAATCCAGAATGTTTGGATTGGCAGCGGTTATTCTGGCGCTGTGTTCCATTGGGGTTTCCTTTCTTGTTTTGATGGGGGTGACGCCAATTGTGCCCTCTGAGCGGGTGGTTTACATCGCGCTTGGCATCAATGGCGGGTTGGTTTTCCTTCTTATCGGTCTCATTATTGTCGAGCTGGTGAAGCTTTTGCAGGCGCGGCGCCGTGGGCGTGCTGCTGCCCGGCTTCATGTGCGCATCGTGACGATGTTCTCGCTTGTTGCGGCCCTGCCAGCTTTTATTGTGGCTGTAGTGGCGACAATCACGCTGGATCAGGGGTTGGACCGTTGGTTTGAAGCGCGGACACGTCAAATCATCACCAATGCACAATCGGTTGCAGCAGCCTATGTTCAAGAACACGGCAACTCCCTTCGTTCTACGCTGATTGGTATGTCCAGTGACGTGGACCTCAACCGTAATTCCTACTTTTATGATCCAACACGATTTGATCGGTTCTTTGAGACGCAGACATGGGTTCGTGGCTTGCTTGGGGCGTATGTTCTGAAAAAAGACGGCACCGTGGTTATGAAGGTGCTGCGTGATCCGAATGTGGAGCCTTTGCTGCCGCCTGCTGTTGCTATGAACCAGGCAGGAGAGGGAGCTCCTGTGCTGATTGCACCGGGGGTTTCCAACCTTGTTGGCGGTGTGATGAAGCTTTCTGCCTATGAGGATCTGTACCTTTATGTGACGCGGGCACTCGATCCGCGCGTGATTGAATATCAACGACTGGCCGAGTCCGGTGTCAATGAATATGCTGAGTTGGAAAGCCGCCGCTTTGGCGTCCAACTGGCCTTTGCGCTTGTGTATGTGGGCGTTGCGCTGGTGCTGTTGCTGTCGTCCATCTGGGTTGGGTTTGGATTTGCGAACCAACTGGTTTTGCCCATCCGCAATCTTATTGGGGCGGCAGATCAGGTCTCAAAGGGCAACTACTATGTTGAGGTTGAGGCGGACAAAGCCAGCGGTGATCTCGAGAACCTTGGGCGGACCTTTAACAATATGACGGGTCAGCTGCGCGGGCAACGTGATGCTTTGCTTGCTGCCAATGATCAGATTGACCGCCGCCGCCGCTTTAGTGAAGCGGTGCTCGAAGGGGTGTCTTCCGGCGTCATCGGTATTGATGACGGGGGGGATGTGACCATGGTTAACCGCTCAGCAAAGCGGTTGCTTGGTCAGGACGAAGAGGAGCTTTTGGAAAAGCCAATCTTCGATAATATTCCTGAGGTGGAAGAGGTTGTTACTAAGGCTCTGGTCAAGAGTATAGATGGCTCTCAGGTGGCACAGGTCTCATTAATGCGCAATGGTCGTGAGCGCACTGTGAATGTGCGTGTGACGACTGAGGAAGCGACCCGTTCTGAGCATGGGTTTGTGGTGACACTGGATGACATTACCGACCTTGTGGCCGCGCAGAGAAATTCTGCATGGGCGGATGTTGCGCGCCGTATTGCGCATGAGATCAAAAATCCGCTGACGCCAATTCAGCTTTCGGCAGAGCGTGTTCGCCGTCGTTATGGCAAGCGGATTGAAGAAGATGACCGCAAGGTGTTTGATCAGTGCGTGGACACAATCATTCGTCAGGTGGGCGATATAGGGCGCATGGTGGATGAATTCTCCTCCTTTGCCCGCATGCCAAAACCAAAGATGGCCTCTGCTGATCTGCGCTCTGTGGTTCGGGAATCTGCGTTCATGATATCGGTTACCAATTCGCAGGTCCATTTTGAAACGGATGTGCCGCAAGAGCCGGTACAGGCAACGTTTGATAGCCGTCTTGTGGGGCAGGCTGTCGGCAATGTGATTAAGAACGCGTCGGAGGCTGTTGAGGCTTATCTGGCGAAGGAGGACAGCCCTGAGAAGGGCAATGTTCTTGTGAAGCTTTATTCGGAGGGTCTGGTCCATACGATTGACGTGATCGATAATGGTATTGGCCTTCCAACCGAGCACCGTACACGGCTTTTAGAGCCTTACATGACCACCCGTGAAAAGGGCACTGGTCTTGGGCTCGCGATTGTACGGAAAATTATGGAAGATCACGGAGGGGGTATTGAATTGCTTGATGCACCGTCCGTTGCTGACGGGGGACATGGGGCCATGGTTCGGCTGACGTTGCGTAGTGTTGAAGATCCTTCCTTAGATGAAATTCAAACCAAAGAAATGGTGGTGAAAAGCCATGGCAAGTGA
- a CDS encoding DJ-1/PfpI family protein, with the protein MRRIGALIFPGFELLDLFGPMEMFGVLGTKFELNLVAETVGLVSSHQGLLVHADKSTLDTARYDVLFVPGGAGTRREVKNSRLLGWIAEASANAEYTLSVCTGSALLAKAGVLDGRRATTNKAAFSWVESMGPNVHWQRKARWVEDGAFITSSGVSAGMDMALGAISIMHGVDTAEGVATYCEYCWQKDRTEDPFA; encoded by the coding sequence ATGCGCAGAATTGGGGCCTTAATCTTTCCTGGGTTTGAGTTGCTTGATCTCTTTGGCCCTATGGAAATGTTTGGGGTGCTTGGAACCAAGTTTGAGCTGAACCTTGTGGCTGAGACAGTTGGATTAGTCTCCAGTCACCAAGGCCTGTTGGTCCATGCGGATAAATCGACGCTAGATACTGCGCGTTATGATGTGCTGTTTGTTCCGGGAGGGGCAGGCACTCGCCGGGAAGTCAAGAATAGCCGTCTGCTGGGTTGGATCGCAGAAGCTTCAGCCAATGCTGAGTATACGCTCAGTGTTTGTACTGGCAGTGCGCTTTTAGCTAAAGCTGGTGTCCTTGATGGTCGCCGGGCCACTACAAATAAAGCGGCTTTTTCATGGGTAGAGAGCATGGGGCCGAATGTTCATTGGCAACGAAAGGCGCGCTGGGTGGAAGATGGCGCTTTCATTACCTCCTCCGGTGTTTCAGCGGGCATGGATATGGCTCTTGGAGCAATCTCGATCATGCATGGGGTTGATACCGCGGAGGGAGTGGCGACCTACTGCGAGTATTGCTGGCAAAAAGACCGTACTGAGGATCCATTCGCCTAG
- the ntrC gene encoding nitrogen regulation protein NR(I) translates to MPSGTILVADDDSAIRTVLNQALSRAGYTVRLTSNATTLWRWVSNGEGDLVISDVVMPDENAFDVLPRIRKLRPELPVIIMSAQNTFMTAIKASEQGAYEYLPKPFDLKELISIVGRALAEPKGRKFDMASEGNDNIPLIGRSPAMQDIYRILARLMQTDLTVMINGESGTGKELVARALHDYGKRRNGPFVAVNMAAIPKDLIESELFGHEKGSFTGAQARSSGRFEQADGGTLLLDEIGDMPMEAQTRLLRVLQQGEYTSVGGRTPIQTDVRIVAATNKDLRQLINQGLFREDLYFRLNVVPIRLPPLRERTEDIPDLVRHFFSIAESEGLPSKQMEVAALDKLRRYRWPGNVRELENLVRRLAALYPQDDITASLIDLELSQPSLVVSEDDVPAAHDLSGSVERFLGDYFGEFGEELPPPGLYHRILREVEYPLISAVLAATRGNQIKAAELLGVNRNTLRKKIRDLDVQVIRSSR, encoded by the coding sequence ATGCCGAGTGGAACTATTTTAGTTGCTGACGACGATTCTGCGATCCGTACCGTTCTCAATCAAGCTTTGTCTCGTGCTGGCTACACCGTACGCCTCACTTCTAACGCCACCACGCTGTGGCGCTGGGTGAGTAATGGGGAAGGGGATCTGGTGATCTCTGACGTTGTGATGCCCGATGAGAACGCATTTGATGTGTTGCCGCGCATTCGCAAGCTGCGCCCGGAATTGCCCGTCATCATCATGAGTGCGCAAAACACGTTCATGACGGCGATAAAAGCCTCTGAGCAAGGTGCCTATGAATATCTGCCCAAGCCGTTTGACCTGAAAGAGCTGATCAGCATTGTTGGCCGTGCACTGGCTGAACCTAAGGGGCGTAAGTTTGATATGGCCAGTGAGGGGAATGATAATATTCCGCTGATTGGTCGCTCTCCGGCGATGCAAGACATCTACCGCATACTTGCCCGTTTGATGCAGACGGATCTGACCGTCATGATCAACGGTGAGAGCGGGACGGGTAAAGAGCTGGTCGCCCGTGCGCTGCATGATTACGGGAAGCGTCGCAACGGCCCGTTTGTTGCTGTGAACATGGCTGCTATTCCCAAAGACTTGATTGAATCTGAGCTGTTCGGGCATGAGAAAGGCTCGTTCACCGGTGCTCAGGCGCGGTCATCTGGTCGGTTCGAGCAGGCGGATGGCGGGACGTTGCTGCTGGATGAAATTGGCGATATGCCGATGGAAGCGCAAACACGGTTGCTGCGCGTGCTTCAGCAGGGAGAGTACACCAGCGTTGGCGGGCGTACGCCGATCCAGACGGATGTGCGTATTGTAGCGGCAACGAACAAAGACCTGCGCCAGCTCATCAATCAGGGGCTGTTCCGTGAGGATTTGTATTTCCGTTTGAACGTGGTGCCGATCCGCCTCCCACCTTTGCGGGAACGGACCGAGGATATTCCAGATCTGGTGCGTCACTTCTTCTCCATCGCGGAGAGTGAGGGGCTGCCGTCCAAGCAAATGGAAGTGGCTGCGCTGGATAAGCTGCGCCGTTATCGCTGGCCGGGCAACGTGCGTGAACTGGAAAACCTCGTACGTAGGCTGGCAGCGCTTTACCCACAGGATGATATTACGGCAAGCCTTATTGATCTTGAGTTGTCTCAGCCTTCGCTTGTCGTTAGTGAAGATGATGTTCCAGCGGCTCATGACCTGAGTGGTTCTGTGGAGCGGTTCCTTGGTGATTACTTTGGTGAGTTCGGGGAGGAGTTGCCACCTCCGGGGCTCTATCACCGTATCTTGCGTGAGGTGGAATACCCGCTGATCAGTGCGGTTCTGGCCGCGACCAGAGGCAATCAGATCAAAGCTGCTGAACTGCTTGGAGTGAACCGAAACACACTGCGCAAGAAAATCCGCGATCTGGATGTGCAGGTGATCCGCAGCTCCAGATAA
- a CDS encoding nitrogen regulation protein NR(II): MGGDTLTKAGNALADGVQGQSVLDSLPHPVIVVGDDDKIIGANSAAEGFLHASLSVLKRREVSWFVPFGSPLLSLIAQVRERGGPVNEYKVDIGSPRIGQEKLVDIHASPLNEAPGGVVLLFQERNMAEKLDKQLTSRGAARTVTGLAAMLAHEIKNPLSGIRGAAQLLEQSASEEDRQLTRLITDETDRIVRLVDRMEVFSDERPIDRAPVNIHVVLDHVKRGAMNGFASGIRIVEDYDPSLPPVFANRDQLVQVFINLIKNACEALTGVHEPEIVVSTAFRPGVRLSVPGAQKRVSLPLEFCVRDNGHGVPEDLRQHLFDPFITTKTNGTGLGLALVAKIVGDHGGVVECESGNRGTTFRILMPAFTGPDINFGIED; encoded by the coding sequence ATGGGAGGAGACACTCTGACGAAAGCCGGTAACGCTCTGGCTGACGGTGTGCAGGGGCAATCGGTTTTGGACTCGCTGCCGCATCCTGTCATTGTTGTTGGTGATGACGATAAGATTATTGGGGCGAACAGCGCGGCGGAAGGTTTTCTTCATGCCAGCCTTTCTGTTCTGAAGCGCCGTGAAGTGTCATGGTTCGTCCCGTTTGGAAGCCCGCTGCTTTCGCTTATTGCGCAGGTGCGTGAGCGCGGCGGTCCGGTCAACGAATACAAGGTGGATATTGGCTCTCCGCGCATCGGGCAGGAGAAGCTGGTTGATATTCATGCCTCTCCCCTAAATGAGGCTCCAGGCGGTGTTGTATTGCTGTTTCAGGAGCGCAATATGGCGGAAAAACTGGACAAACAGCTGACCAGCCGCGGCGCGGCGCGTACCGTCACTGGCCTTGCTGCCATGCTGGCGCACGAGATTAAAAATCCGCTCTCCGGTATTCGCGGTGCAGCACAGCTGCTTGAGCAATCAGCCAGTGAAGAGGATCGCCAGCTCACCCGCCTTATTACAGATGAGACGGACCGGATTGTGAGGTTGGTTGATCGCATGGAAGTGTTTTCCGATGAGCGGCCAATCGATCGCGCCCCAGTGAATATCCATGTGGTTCTGGATCATGTGAAACGGGGGGCGATGAACGGCTTTGCCTCCGGTATCCGGATTGTTGAAGATTATGACCCCTCTTTGCCACCTGTTTTTGCCAACCGGGATCAGTTGGTGCAGGTGTTCATCAATCTCATCAAAAACGCTTGTGAGGCTTTGACTGGCGTACATGAACCGGAAATCGTTGTGTCTACAGCGTTCCGGCCCGGCGTTCGCCTCTCTGTGCCCGGCGCTCAGAAGCGGGTAAGTCTGCCGCTTGAGTTTTGTGTGCGCGATAACGGGCATGGTGTGCCGGAAGATTTACGACAACACCTTTTTGATCCCTTCATCACGACAAAAACGAACGGAACAGGTCTTGGACTGGCACTGGTTGCCAAAATCGTGGGAGACCATGGCGGCGTGGTGGAATGTGAGAGCGGCAATCGCGGCACCACGTTCCGCATATTAATGCCTGCCTTTACGGGGCCTGATATTAATTTTGGAATTGAGGACTAA
- the dusB gene encoding tRNA dihydrouridine synthase DusB — protein sequence MLTIGNIPLKNKVILAPMSGISDLPFRRVALQYGVGLVVSEMVASESLCSSHPEALMRADGEGIDTHIVQLAGRETRWMSKGASMAEQAGADVIDINMGCPAKKVTSGYSGSALMKNLDHAMTLVEVALDAVSVPVTLKMRLGWDESSINAPELAKRAVDAGVKMITVHGRTRSQFYKGKADWRAIRQVRDVIDVPLVANGDCCTFEDADEMLAQSGADLVMVGRGSYGRPWMPGHIAHYLETGEKRPDPHGEELADLVVGHYDAMVEHYGFEIGVRSFRKHIGWYLEANGSLADAPQGFMRGLMTSLDKDHVRGALHDWFIKIPMRSAA from the coding sequence ATGCTTACGATAGGTAATATCCCCCTTAAAAACAAAGTCATCCTCGCTCCAATGTCCGGAATTTCGGATCTTCCGTTCCGTCGTGTTGCCTTGCAATACGGTGTTGGACTGGTGGTGAGCGAAATGGTTGCCAGTGAATCTCTGTGTTCCAGCCACCCTGAAGCGCTGATGCGTGCGGACGGTGAGGGGATTGATACTCACATCGTTCAGCTGGCGGGCAGAGAGACACGCTGGATGAGCAAAGGCGCTTCCATGGCGGAACAGGCCGGTGCGGATGTTATTGACATCAACATGGGGTGCCCTGCCAAAAAAGTGACCTCTGGCTATTCCGGATCTGCTTTGATGAAGAACCTGGACCATGCGATGACACTGGTTGAAGTGGCGCTGGACGCCGTTTCTGTTCCCGTCACCTTGAAAATGCGTCTTGGGTGGGATGAGAGTTCCATCAACGCACCGGAACTTGCCAAGCGCGCCGTTGATGCGGGGGTCAAGATGATCACCGTGCATGGGCGCACGCGTTCTCAGTTTTACAAGGGCAAAGCCGATTGGCGTGCCATCCGGCAAGTGCGTGATGTGATTGATGTGCCATTGGTTGCCAACGGGGATTGTTGCACCTTTGAGGATGCAGATGAGATGCTGGCCCAATCCGGTGCTGATCTGGTGATGGTTGGGCGCGGATCTTACGGGCGGCCATGGATGCCGGGGCATATTGCGCATTACCTTGAGACGGGTGAAAAACGGCCTGATCCGCATGGCGAGGAGCTGGCAGATCTGGTTGTTGGGCACTACGACGCCATGGTGGAGCATTATGGCTTTGAGATTGGTGTGAGATCCTTCCGCAAGCACATAGGCTGGTATCTGGAGGCCAATGGATCGCTGGCGGATGCGCCGCAAGGGTTCATGAGAGGTTTGATGACCAGTCTGGATAAGGACCATGTGAGGGGTGCCTTGCATGACTGGTTTATAAAAATACCAATGAGGAGTGCTGCTTAA